Proteins encoded by one window of Lutibacter sp. A64:
- the mutL gene encoding DNA mismatch repair endonuclease MutL produces MSDIIQLLPDHVANQIAAGEVVQRPASVVKELLENAIDAGATDIKLIIKDAGKILIQVIDNGKGMSQTDARLSFERHATSKIKKAEDLFNLHTKGFRGEALASIAAIAHVELKTKEENADLGTSIKIEGSTLVSQESIATTTGTSIAVKNLFYNIPARRNFLKSNTIETRHIVNEFQRVALAHPTISFSFYHNDSELYNLISSNLRQRIVAILGKKTNEKLVPINETTDVVEINGFVTKPEFAKKKRGEQFFFVNNRFIKNAYLNHAVTSAFENLLSSGHFPTYFLFLTVPTKSIDINIHPTKTEIKFDDEKTLYAILRSTIKHSLGQYNVAPVLDFERSPSFDTPYNFKDKKTSTPKVQVDPNFNPFKSEEQKAIKFPFKREKPAQWESLYADIDVNNIEVESKPINTSLFTEEKTTNKTYQIHNKYIVSSIKSGIVYINQNLAHQRILYEEFLENITVKEAMSQQLLFPLEISFNTSDIELIKNIKEDLENIGFLFDSILDDTIIVKGMPVTIVESQITTILEELLEAIKNDIPDTSFSQLDIMSKSLAKSLAIKTGSKLDLKEQEELVNKLFSCKQPDLSPFGKTTFVTINIDEIDKKFNN; encoded by the coding sequence ATGTCGGATATAATTCAGTTACTTCCTGACCATGTTGCAAATCAAATTGCTGCTGGAGAAGTTGTTCAGCGACCTGCTTCTGTAGTAAAAGAGCTACTAGAAAATGCTATTGATGCTGGAGCTACAGATATTAAATTAATAATAAAAGATGCTGGTAAAATACTTATTCAGGTAATAGACAATGGTAAAGGAATGAGCCAAACAGATGCCAGACTAAGTTTTGAACGCCACGCAACTTCTAAAATTAAAAAAGCTGAAGACTTATTTAATTTACATACCAAAGGTTTTAGAGGTGAAGCCTTAGCTTCTATCGCTGCCATTGCACATGTAGAATTAAAAACAAAAGAAGAAAATGCCGATTTAGGAACTTCAATAAAAATTGAAGGAAGCACTTTAGTTTCTCAAGAGTCTATTGCTACAACCACAGGTACTTCTATTGCTGTTAAAAATTTATTTTACAACATTCCAGCACGTAGAAATTTTTTAAAATCAAATACTATTGAAACACGTCATATTGTAAACGAGTTTCAACGTGTTGCATTAGCACACCCAACTATTTCTTTTTCATTTTATCATAATGATAGTGAACTATATAACCTAATCTCTAGCAATTTACGTCAGCGTATTGTTGCAATTTTAGGCAAAAAAACAAATGAAAAATTAGTTCCAATTAATGAAACTACTGATGTGGTAGAAATTAACGGATTTGTTACAAAACCAGAATTTGCAAAGAAAAAAAGAGGCGAACAATTCTTTTTTGTAAATAACCGTTTTATTAAAAATGCATATTTAAACCACGCTGTTACTAGTGCTTTTGAAAATTTACTTTCTTCAGGTCATTTTCCAACATATTTTTTATTTTTAACAGTACCAACAAAAAGTATTGATATTAATATTCATCCAACAAAAACTGAAATTAAGTTTGATGATGAAAAAACCTTATATGCTATTTTACGTTCTACAATTAAACATAGCTTAGGACAATACAACGTTGCACCTGTATTAGATTTTGAAAGAAGTCCTTCGTTTGATACACCTTATAATTTTAAAGATAAAAAAACAAGTACACCAAAAGTACAAGTAGATCCAAATTTTAATCCTTTTAAATCTGAAGAGCAAAAAGCTATTAAATTTCCTTTTAAACGTGAAAAACCAGCACAATGGGAAAGTTTATATGCCGATATTGATGTAAACAATATTGAAGTTGAATCGAAACCAATAAATACTTCATTATTTACAGAAGAAAAAACAACAAATAAAACATACCAAATTCATAATAAATATATTGTAAGTAGTATTAAATCTGGAATTGTATATATAAATCAGAATTTAGCACACCAACGTATATTATATGAAGAATTTTTAGAGAATATTACCGTTAAAGAAGCAATGAGCCAACAATTGTTATTTCCTCTAGAAATTTCTTTTAACACCTCAGATATTGAGTTAATTAAAAATATTAAAGAAGATTTAGAAAACATTGGCTTTTTATTTGATAGCATTTTAGATGATACAATTATAGTAAAAGGAATGCCTGTAACTATAGTTGAAAGTCAAATAACAACAATTTTAGAAGAATTATTAGAAGCTATAAAAAATGACATTCCAGATACAAGTTTTAGTCAATTAGACATTATGTCTAAAAGTTTAGCTAAAAGTTTAGCCATTAAAACAGGAAGTAAATTAGATTTAAAAGAACAAGAAGAATTGGTAAATAAGCTGTTTTCTTGTAAACAACCCGATTTATCTCCCTTTGGAAAAACAACTTTTGTAACTATTAATATTGATGAAATAGATAAAAAATTTAACAACTAA
- a CDS encoding rhomboid family intramembrane serine protease — protein MGRITEAVKHIIIINVILFIAPQLIQGFDLQSMFALYFPENEKFGFWQFATHMFMHGGFSHILFNMYGLWAFGTPLEQMWGRNKFIFFYLSAGLGAGIIYTLVNYYQFNGVYDQLINMGLSSSDIQNILNTGSYDNRILETLSESKLSEFYATYHTPAVGASGAVYGILVAFGMSFPNAKLALIFFPVPIAAKYFIPAIILGDLFFGMTKYSIGNVAHFAHVGGALIGFLIAWYWKQNQFKRWD, from the coding sequence ATGGGAAGAATTACTGAAGCTGTTAAGCACATTATAATTATAAATGTAATTTTATTTATTGCACCACAACTTATTCAAGGATTTGACTTGCAAAGTATGTTTGCGCTCTATTTTCCTGAAAATGAAAAATTTGGGTTTTGGCAATTTGCAACACATATGTTTATGCACGGAGGATTCTCTCATATACTTTTTAATATGTACGGTTTATGGGCTTTTGGTACGCCTTTAGAACAAATGTGGGGACGAAATAAATTTATATTTTTCTATCTTTCTGCAGGTTTAGGTGCTGGTATTATTTATACTTTAGTTAATTATTACCAATTTAACGGAGTTTATGATCAACTAATAAATATGGGATTATCAAGTTCAGATATTCAAAATATTTTAAATACTGGTAGTTATGATAACCGTATTTTAGAAACGCTTTCAGAATCTAAATTGAGTGAATTTTATGCAACCTACCACACTCCTGCAGTTGGTGCATCTGGTGCAGTTTACGGAATTTTGGTTGCTTTTGGAATGAGTTTTCCAAATGCTAAATTAGCATTGATATTTTTTCCTGTACCTATTGCTGCTAAATACTTTATTCCTGCAATTATTTTAGGAGATTTATTTTTTGGAATGACTAAATATTCTATTGGAAATGTAGCACATTTTGCACACGTTGGTGGTGCTTTAATCGGATTTTTAATTGCTTGGTATTGGAAACAAAACCAATTTAAACGCTGGGATTAA
- a CDS encoding rhomboid family protein: MNIINDIKEAFNKANIVEKIIYINVFLFLITVLSVAFKSNFIIQWFALPTNFESFLYKPWTLISYAFIHERLLHILSNLLILYYIGNLFLDFFTKKQFLNFYFLGAIIGGIAFLTYNYFTVKNGAPLGGASAAVSTIFVAIATKIPRYAIQLRFIGSVELWVLAAIWVSMSILQLTNPDNGGAIAHLSGALFGFIYANQLQKGNDIGKWFENIINYFTNFIKPKKNSPLKTVYKSKGRYSKNDVSIPKQRKIDLILDKISKSGYESLTQEEKDFLFRAGKN; the protein is encoded by the coding sequence TTGAATATAATTAACGACATAAAAGAAGCCTTTAATAAAGCTAATATTGTAGAAAAAATAATTTATATAAATGTATTTTTATTCTTAATTACAGTGCTCTCAGTTGCTTTTAAGAGTAATTTTATCATACAATGGTTTGCTTTGCCTACAAATTTTGAAAGTTTTTTATACAAACCATGGACTTTAATTTCGTATGCATTTATACACGAAAGGTTACTACATATACTTTCTAACCTGCTTATACTCTATTATATTGGAAATTTATTTTTAGATTTTTTCACAAAAAAACAATTTTTAAATTTCTACTTTTTAGGAGCTATTATAGGTGGTATTGCTTTTTTAACTTATAATTATTTTACAGTAAAAAACGGGGCTCCTTTAGGAGGTGCTTCTGCAGCTGTTAGTACTATTTTTGTTGCTATTGCTACAAAAATTCCAAGATATGCTATACAACTACGCTTTATTGGTAGTGTAGAGTTATGGGTACTTGCGGCAATATGGGTTTCTATGAGTATACTGCAATTAACAAATCCAGACAATGGTGGAGCAATTGCGCATTTAAGCGGTGCTTTGTTTGGATTTATTTATGCCAATCAATTACAAAAAGGGAACGATATAGGTAAATGGTTTGAAAATATTATAAATTATTTTACTAATTTTATAAAACCTAAAAAAAATTCGCCTTTAAAAACAGTTTATAAATCTAAAGGCCGTTATTCTAAAAATGATGTATCAATACCTAAACAACGAAAAATTGATCTTATTTTAGATAAAATCAGTAAATCTGGTTACGAAAGTTTAACACAAGAAGAAAAAGATTTTTTATTTAGGGCTGGAAAAAATTAA
- a CDS encoding endonuclease/exonuclease/phosphatase family protein, translating to MKKLSILDKLLFSINSILAALLLISYLGIYISPNTFSFFSFLSLTVPFLIIINLLFVCYWLLKLKKQFLLSTIILLIGFQYIAKFYSFSEKKVLLSKDIKIMSYNVRMFNLYNWIDEKDVDKKIYDFINEKSPDILCVQEFHPSKKLDLNYPYKHIKISKNQNNFGHAIFSKYKIINSGSLNFSNSSNNAIFVDLVKEKDTFRVYNVHLESLKINPQKETLTQENSEKLKNRVENAFKKQANQATLLLEHQQKSKYKSIISGDFNNNAFSWVYNTLKTNKNDAFEIAGKGFGNTFDYKFAFRIDFILTDKNIEVNNYKTYPVKYSDHFPIMARFNFKKTPSEL from the coding sequence ATGAAAAAGCTTTCAATATTAGATAAATTACTTTTTAGCATCAATTCTATATTGGCTGCTTTATTACTTATTTCTTATTTAGGAATTTATATTTCTCCAAATACATTTTCGTTTTTTTCATTTTTAAGTCTGACTGTACCATTTTTAATAATTATTAACCTACTTTTTGTATGTTACTGGTTGCTAAAATTGAAAAAACAATTTCTGCTTTCAACAATTATATTACTTATTGGTTTTCAATACATTGCTAAATTTTATAGCTTTTCTGAAAAAAAAGTACTGTTGAGTAAAGATATTAAAATTATGAGCTACAATGTACGAATGTTTAATTTGTACAATTGGATTGATGAAAAAGATGTAGATAAAAAAATATACGATTTTATCAATGAAAAATCTCCTGATATTTTATGTGTTCAAGAATTTCATCCATCTAAAAAATTGGATTTAAATTATCCTTACAAACATATTAAAATAAGTAAAAATCAAAATAATTTCGGACACGCAATTTTTTCAAAATATAAAATTATTAATTCGGGTTCTTTAAATTTCTCAAACAGTAGTAACAATGCTATTTTTGTTGATTTAGTTAAAGAAAAAGATACTTTTAGAGTGTATAATGTTCATTTAGAATCTCTAAAAATAAATCCTCAAAAAGAAACTTTAACACAAGAAAATTCAGAAAAATTAAAAAACAGAGTAGAAAATGCTTTTAAAAAACAAGCCAATCAAGCTACTTTATTATTAGAACATCAACAAAAAAGCAAGTATAAATCTATTATTTCAGGCGATTTTAACAACAATGCGTTTTCTTGGGTATATAACACGCTTAAAACCAATAAAAATGATGCCTTTGAAATAGCAGGTAAAGGTTTTGGAAATACGTTTGATTATAAATTTGCTTTTAGAATAGACTTTATTTTAACCGACAAAAATATTGAGGTAAACAATTATAAAACCTATCCTGTAAAATACTCAGATCATTTTCCAATAATGGCTCGTTTTAATTTTAAAAAAACACCAAGTGAACTTTAA
- a CDS encoding S9 family peptidase — MKKLLSFLFICTFILGYSQQKELSIEDAVLGYYKGLYPSSLSNLQWVKNSTNYVFLKENEYVFTSAKTGDIVEKTNLNDLKEAYPQLQRMPYIQEINASSLAFRTRNSIEIFNYKTNTKQASITFDDNAENNEYNSKANAVAYTIDNNLYIATASNPKITVTEIEDKNIVSGQAIHRSEFGITKGTFWSPEGNYLAFYQKDESNVTDYPLVDINTYPASLKNIKYPMAGQASEQAKIGIFNLKTQKTTYLDIDTTDEHYLTNLSWTPDEKYVLIAEINRGQNHVWYNTYNITTGKKVATLFEETSDKWTEPEHDAVFLPNSTTNFLWFSERDGFMNLYHYTTAGKLVKQLTKFKWVVTDILGFDEKGKNVFITGTGEDARESHTYKVNIKNGKYTKLTSENGSHRTKLSTNGAYLIDSYSNLETPNNTLIIDTKKETSTQIYTAKNPLEDYAIGTTEFITLKGNDGTDLYSRVIKPANFDPSKKYPVLIYVYGGPHAQMNTNTWLGGASLWMPAFATLENYIIFTLDNRGSANRGFAFESSIHRNLGDLEIEDQLTGVEYLKSLNYVDANRIAVNGWSFGGFMTTSLMLRNPGMFTTAVAGGPVIDWKYYEVMYGERYMDTPQENPEGYKKAKVSNYIKNLDGKMLIIHGSVDPVVVPQHSMSLLQEAVKQKTQIDFFTYPMHEHNVGGLDRVHLIKKMTQYIVENNK, encoded by the coding sequence ATGAAAAAATTACTTTCGTTTTTATTTATTTGCACCTTTATTTTAGGGTATTCTCAACAAAAAGAACTATCTATAGAAGATGCTGTTTTAGGCTATTATAAAGGATTGTATCCAAGTTCGCTATCCAATTTACAATGGGTAAAAAACAGCACTAATTATGTTTTTCTAAAAGAAAATGAGTATGTTTTTACAAGTGCCAAAACTGGTGATATTGTTGAAAAAACTAACTTAAATGATTTAAAAGAAGCATATCCTCAATTACAAAGAATGCCATACATTCAAGAAATTAATGCTAGTTCTTTAGCTTTTAGAACTAGAAACTCTATAGAAATTTTTAATTACAAAACAAATACAAAACAAGCAAGCATTACTTTTGATGACAATGCTGAAAATAACGAATATAATTCTAAAGCAAATGCTGTTGCCTACACAATTGACAATAATTTATACATTGCAACTGCTTCAAACCCAAAAATTACCGTAACAGAAATTGAAGATAAAAATATAGTTTCTGGACAAGCGATACACAGAAGTGAATTTGGAATTACAAAAGGAACTTTTTGGAGTCCGGAAGGAAATTATTTAGCATTTTATCAAAAAGATGAAAGTAATGTAACAGATTATCCTCTGGTAGATATTAACACCTACCCTGCTTCATTAAAAAATATAAAATACCCAATGGCAGGACAAGCTAGTGAACAAGCTAAAATTGGTATATTTAACCTAAAAACTCAAAAAACCACCTATTTAGATATTGATACTACAGACGAACATTATTTAACTAATTTGTCTTGGACACCAGACGAAAAATATGTGTTGATTGCTGAAATAAACAGAGGTCAAAATCACGTTTGGTACAATACATACAATATAACAACTGGCAAAAAAGTTGCTACACTTTTTGAAGAAACTAGTGATAAGTGGACAGAACCAGAACACGATGCAGTGTTTTTACCAAATAGTACAACTAACTTTTTATGGTTTAGCGAACGTGATGGCTTTATGAATTTATACCATTACACAACAGCAGGTAAATTAGTGAAACAACTTACAAAATTTAAATGGGTAGTAACTGATATTTTGGGTTTTGATGAAAAAGGAAAAAATGTTTTTATTACTGGAACTGGTGAAGATGCGAGAGAATCTCACACCTACAAAGTAAATATTAAAAATGGAAAATATACAAAATTAACTTCTGAAAACGGTTCTCATAGAACTAAATTAAGTACAAACGGTGCTTATTTAATTGACAGTTATAGCAATTTAGAAACTCCAAACAATACTTTAATAATTGACACCAAAAAAGAAACATCTACTCAAATATATACAGCTAAAAATCCTTTAGAAGATTATGCCATTGGAACTACAGAGTTTATAACTCTAAAAGGAAATGATGGAACAGATTTATATTCTAGAGTAATAAAACCTGCAAATTTTGATCCTTCAAAAAAATACCCTGTTTTAATTTATGTTTATGGAGGTCCACATGCACAAATGAATACAAATACGTGGCTTGGAGGTGCTAGTTTATGGATGCCTGCTTTTGCTACTTTAGAAAATTATATCATTTTTACTTTAGACAATAGAGGATCTGCAAATAGAGGTTTTGCTTTTGAAAGCAGTATCCACAGAAATTTAGGAGATCTAGAAATAGAAGATCAATTAACTGGTGTTGAGTATTTAAAATCTTTAAACTACGTAGATGCTAATAGAATTGCTGTAAATGGCTGGAGTTTTGGCGGATTTATGACTACAAGTTTAATGCTTCGAAACCCAGGAATGTTTACAACCGCTGTTGCTGGTGGACCTGTAATTGATTGGAAATATTATGAAGTTATGTATGGCGAACGCTATATGGATACCCCACAAGAAAACCCTGAAGGTTATAAAAAAGCAAAAGTTAGCAATTACATTAAAAATTTAGATGGTAAAATGCTAATCATACACGGAAGTGTAGATCCAGTAGTTGTACCACAACACAGTATGAGTTTATTACAAGAAGCTGTAAAACAAAAAACTCAAATAGACTTTTTTACTTACCCAATGCACGAACATAATGTAGGTGGATTAGACAGAGTACATTTAATTAAAAAAATGACGCAATATATTGTTGAAAACAACAAATAA
- a CDS encoding YeeE/YedE thiosulfate transporter family protein — protein sequence MGPLVPYIFSNEFSLVIALLSGIGFGFALEQAGFSSTKKLVGLFYGYDFTVLKVFFTAGVTAMIGVLLLSHFGFLDLNLIYVNPTFLWSALVGGAIMGLGFVIGGFCPGTSVCAAAIGKIDGLAFVFGSAIGIIIFAEAYPFFETIYLAENWGPVLMNEMLGMSKLAFAFLLTAIAFLAFYFTHKIEDKVSKRQSNFSKKKIIVYISGISLAFITLVLITITPSKEEVIAQKIEDPKIQQNIIFNEVDSDALAFEIANNYYKINVIDVRSPEEYEAYHLPMAINIPFEELGNREWHKVFTQNLKANYFYADDESLVRKTYVWASYLGNSENFILTENSKTFKEKFSTDIKMPNEDLKSEMQIYNYRKDLIIKMNILTESLKNLSAPIKVKEVKIQGGC from the coding sequence ATGGGACCATTAGTACCTTACATTTTTAGTAACGAATTTAGCCTTGTAATAGCACTTTTATCGGGTATAGGCTTTGGATTTGCATTAGAACAAGCAGGATTTTCATCCACAAAAAAATTAGTAGGATTATTTTACGGATACGATTTTACGGTTCTTAAAGTGTTTTTTACAGCAGGAGTAACTGCTATGATTGGTGTGTTGTTATTATCACATTTTGGATTTTTAGATTTAAATTTAATCTATGTAAACCCTACTTTTTTGTGGTCAGCATTGGTTGGTGGAGCCATTATGGGCTTAGGATTTGTTATTGGAGGGTTTTGTCCAGGAACAAGTGTTTGTGCAGCTGCAATTGGCAAAATTGACGGATTAGCATTTGTTTTTGGATCTGCTATTGGAATTATAATATTTGCAGAAGCATATCCGTTTTTTGAAACTATTTATTTAGCTGAAAATTGGGGACCCGTATTAATGAATGAAATGCTTGGTATGTCTAAGTTGGCTTTTGCATTTCTTCTTACGGCAATTGCTTTTTTAGCTTTCTACTTTACACATAAAATTGAAGATAAAGTTAGTAAGCGTCAATCTAATTTTTCTAAAAAGAAAATAATAGTTTATATATCGGGTATTTCATTAGCATTTATAACGTTGGTGTTAATTACAATAACTCCTTCAAAAGAGGAAGTTATTGCCCAAAAAATAGAAGATCCTAAAATACAACAAAATATTATTTTTAATGAAGTTGATTCAGATGCCCTTGCGTTTGAAATTGCAAATAACTATTATAAAATTAATGTAATTGATGTTCGTTCGCCAGAAGAATATGAAGCGTATCATTTACCTATGGCAATAAATATTCCGTTTGAAGAGCTTGGAAATAGAGAATGGCATAAAGTATTTACCCAAAACTTAAAAGCAAATTATTTTTATGCAGATGATGAAAGTTTAGTAAGAAAAACTTATGTGTGGGCAAGTTATCTTGGAAATTCTGAAAATTTTATATTAACTGAAAATTCTAAAACGTTTAAAGAAAAATTTTCTACTGATATTAAAATGCCAAATGAAGATTTAAAATCTGAAATGCAGATTTATAATTACAGAAAGGATTTAATTATTAAAATGAATATTTTAACAGAATCACTTAAAAATTTATCGGCTCCAATAAAGGTAAAAGAGGTTAAAATTCAAGGAGGTTGTTAA
- a CDS encoding YeeE/YedE thiosulfate transporter family protein — MKSKAYMNPYLAGLILGLVLLGTIYITGRGLGASGAVKSVALSSIVELAPEHTANTTYLKEFSETHDGPLKDWLVWEVIGVVIGAFFSGVLSNRVGLQLERGAKVSEVTRIGTAILGGLLFGLGSQLGRGCTSGSALSGMGVMSFGGIITMLAIFGSAYAFAYFFRNLWLK, encoded by the coding sequence ATGAAATCAAAAGCATACATGAATCCGTATTTGGCGGGTTTAATTTTAGGATTAGTTTTATTGGGAACTATATATATTACAGGTAGAGGCTTAGGTGCAAGTGGAGCTGTAAAAAGTGTAGCACTAAGTTCTATTGTTGAATTAGCGCCAGAACATACAGCAAACACTACATATTTGAAAGAATTTTCAGAAACTCATGATGGTCCCTTAAAAGATTGGCTTGTTTGGGAAGTTATAGGAGTTGTTATTGGTGCTTTTTTTTCAGGTGTTTTATCTAATCGTGTTGGCTTACAGCTAGAACGTGGAGCTAAAGTAAGCGAAGTTACACGTATTGGAACTGCCATACTTGGAGGTTTATTATTTGGACTTGGTTCACAATTAGGAAGAGGTTGTACCAGTGGTTCTGCTTTAAGCGGAATGGGAGTGATGTCGTTTGGAGGCATAATTACAATGTTGGCCATATTTGGGTCTGCATACGCATTTGCATATTTTTTTAGAAATCTTTGGTTAAAATAA
- a CDS encoding cytochrome b/b6 domain-containing protein: MSKVYIYKGFERFWHWSQASLIMFLAVTGFEVHGTFDIFGFEKAVAFHRTASWLLLGLIVISIFWHFTTGEWRQYIPTTKNLKEQLRYYLVDMFRGKQHPTKKTQLRKLNPLQRLVYLSFKLVLIPMTLISGIMYMLYKSFDENNIVIVEDYPLEDIAFWHTLGAILLIVFLIVHVYMTTTGETPTSNINAMITGYEDLEDTPKTSEKKEEEKNDVNPTKKVKQ; encoded by the coding sequence ATGAGTAAAGTATATATTTATAAAGGATTTGAGAGGTTTTGGCATTGGTCTCAAGCTTCATTAATTATGTTTTTAGCCGTTACAGGTTTCGAAGTACATGGCACTTTTGATATTTTTGGATTTGAAAAAGCTGTAGCATTTCATAGAACTGCTTCTTGGTTGCTTTTGGGGCTTATTGTAATTTCTATTTTTTGGCATTTTACTACTGGAGAATGGCGACAATACATTCCAACAACAAAAAATTTAAAAGAACAGCTAAGATATTATTTAGTAGATATGTTTAGAGGAAAACAGCATCCTACTAAAAAAACACAGCTAAGAAAATTAAATCCACTACAGCGTTTGGTGTACTTATCTTTTAAATTGGTATTAATTCCAATGACTTTAATTTCTGGAATTATGTATATGTTATATAAATCTTTTGATGAAAATAATATTGTAATTGTAGAAGATTATCCACTAGAAGATATTGCCTTTTGGCACACTTTAGGAGCTATTTTATTGATCGTATTTTTAATTGTACATGTGTATATGACAACTACTGGTGAAACTCCAACATCGAACATAAATGCAATGATTACAGGTTATGAAGATTTGGAAGATACGCCTAAAACTAGTGAGAAAAAAGAAGAAGAAAAGAATGATGTTAACCCAACTAAAAAAGTAAAACAATGA